The Marinilongibacter aquaticus genome has a window encoding:
- a CDS encoding relaxase/mobilization nuclease domain-containing protein, which translates to MVAVIKTGYSIHRILNYNENKVKQGVAECIGAGNYPVDPDKMSFTMKLNRFLKQMELNEKTKRNSVHISLNFDVSENYLSKEKLLEIADSYLNKIGFGEQPYLVYQHHDAGHPHIHLVTTNIEVDGKRIDLHHLGIRKSEPARKALEKEFGLVQAEAQKKDKNYHLKPIAVGKAMYGKSQTKMAIQNILENVLTPYKYTSLPELNAVLNQYNVKAERGTENSKVYQTGGLLYRVLDADGNAVGVPIKASLFYNKPTLKFLEQKFKENVAKRTPFKRRVKNAVDKELLSKKKFIPELIKALEKQGIHIVLRQNANGILYGITYVDHQTKCVFNGSALGKAYSAKAIQERCLPQGVSGQDLLRHPDPKQTIGLQPQTTAAAETKEVDKDYQSAIIPIGKENVLEVLTQAENTSEYLHNQLKKKRKKKKKRNLNSNQ; encoded by the coding sequence ATGGTTGCAGTAATCAAAACAGGATATTCCATTCACCGCATTTTAAACTACAATGAGAACAAGGTAAAGCAGGGTGTTGCGGAATGTATCGGAGCAGGGAATTATCCGGTTGACCCGGATAAAATGAGTTTTACTATGAAGCTCAATCGCTTTTTAAAACAGATGGAATTAAACGAAAAAACAAAACGGAACAGCGTCCATATTTCTCTCAATTTTGATGTTTCAGAAAATTATTTATCAAAGGAAAAATTACTTGAAATAGCCGATAGTTATCTGAATAAAATTGGTTTTGGTGAACAACCTTATCTGGTCTATCAACATCACGATGCAGGGCATCCGCACATCCATTTGGTAACTACCAATATTGAAGTCGACGGCAAACGAATTGACCTGCACCATTTAGGTATTCGTAAATCCGAACCCGCCCGAAAAGCATTGGAAAAAGAGTTTGGTTTGGTGCAGGCTGAAGCTCAAAAAAAAGACAAAAATTATCATTTAAAACCCATAGCAGTCGGCAAGGCAATGTATGGTAAATCACAAACCAAAATGGCTATCCAAAACATTCTGGAAAATGTGTTGACTCCCTATAAATATACCAGCCTTCCGGAGCTGAATGCAGTACTTAATCAATACAATGTAAAGGCAGAACGGGGAACCGAAAATTCAAAGGTGTATCAGACTGGCGGATTGCTATACCGGGTGCTGGATGCGGATGGGAATGCGGTAGGTGTCCCAATCAAAGCCAGCCTTTTTTACAACAAACCTACCCTGAAATTTCTGGAGCAGAAATTCAAAGAAAATGTGGCTAAACGAACACCTTTTAAAAGACGGGTTAAAAATGCGGTGGATAAGGAATTGCTGTCAAAAAAGAAATTCATCCCGGAACTAATAAAAGCATTAGAAAAACAAGGTATTCATATCGTACTCAGGCAAAACGCTAACGGAATTTTATACGGAATCACCTATGTGGATCACCAAACCAAATGTGTTTTTAACGGGAGCGCTTTAGGCAAAGCCTATAGTGCCAAAGCCATTCAGGAAAGGTGTTTGCCGCAAGGGGTTTCAGGACAGGATTTGCTAAGGCATCCCGACCCGAAACAAACCATTGGGTTACAGCCACAGACTACCGCTGCGGCAGAAACTAAAGAAGTTGATAAGGATTATCAATCTGCTATTATACCAATAGGAAAAGAAAACGTATTGGAGGTTTTGACCCAGGCAGAAAACACCTCGGAGTACCTGCACAATCAGCTTAAAAAGAAACGCAAAAAAAAGAAAAAAAGAAACCTGAATAGTAACCAGTAA
- a CDS encoding plasmid mobilization protein: protein MEGKKSNRTRIIGLRLTPNEYAKIEKKWQNSTCRKLSEYVRHSLFEKPIVTMYRNQSADDFMVEMAKLRKELNHVGNNFNQAVKKLHMLQKITEFKSWLIAYEVEKRTLFNKVDEIKNHIQKMAEIWLQ from the coding sequence ATGGAAGGAAAAAAATCAAACAGGACACGCATTATCGGGTTGCGTTTAACACCCAATGAGTATGCGAAAATCGAAAAGAAATGGCAAAACAGTACCTGCCGAAAGCTAAGTGAATATGTTCGTCACAGCCTTTTTGAAAAGCCCATTGTAACGATGTATCGCAACCAATCTGCCGATGATTTTATGGTAGAAATGGCTAAGCTTAGAAAAGAACTTAACCACGTGGGCAACAACTTTAATCAGGCCGTAAAAAAACTCCATATGCTTCAAAAAATTACAGAATTTAAAAGCTGGCTGATTGCTTACGAAGTGGAAAAACGAACCCTGTTCAATAAGGTGGATGAGATTAAAAATCACATCCAAAAAATGGCGGAAATATGGTTGCAGTAA
- a CDS encoding toprim domain-containing protein — protein MDFRKQKLSIVEAKEMDMVQYLSLLGYEPSKIRNNDYWYVSPLRQEKIPSFKVNRKLNRWYDHGLGKGGNIIDFGIEYHGCSVGEFLKKLDSGFSFQKPLKNIPKIENAPEHQLKILKEVELSSNALIRYLEQRKIPIKIATRYCREVHYEVNGKNYYGIGFKNDSGGFEIRNPYFKASSSPKYITTVKNASDEVTVFEGFMDFLSFKCISRNEVNNTSDFVILNSLSLFEKARPFLESHKSIKLYLDNDAAGKKVAREALSNSKKYHDHSKLYQNHKDLNDWLVHIGKQQKKRLGNKL, from the coding sequence ATGGATTTCAGGAAACAAAAACTTTCCATTGTGGAAGCTAAGGAAATGGATATGGTTCAGTACCTGTCCTTGTTAGGTTATGAACCTTCAAAAATCAGGAACAATGACTATTGGTATGTTTCACCATTACGGCAAGAAAAGATACCCTCTTTTAAGGTAAATCGAAAGCTGAACCGATGGTATGATCATGGACTTGGTAAGGGAGGTAATATTATCGATTTCGGAATTGAATATCATGGTTGCTCGGTTGGAGAATTTCTAAAAAAGTTGGATAGTGGTTTTTCTTTTCAAAAGCCCTTAAAAAATATTCCAAAAATAGAAAATGCACCGGAGCATCAACTTAAAATTTTAAAAGAGGTTGAGCTTAGTTCGAATGCATTGATACGTTACTTGGAACAACGAAAAATCCCTATTAAAATTGCAACTCGATATTGCCGTGAAGTACATTATGAAGTAAATGGGAAAAACTATTATGGAATTGGTTTTAAAAATGATTCCGGTGGATTTGAAATACGTAATCCTTATTTCAAAGCAAGCAGTTCTCCCAAGTACATTACTACTGTAAAAAATGCTTCCGACGAGGTGACCGTATTCGAGGGCTTTATGGATTTTCTTTCGTTCAAATGTATCAGTAGAAATGAGGTAAATAATACTTCTGATTTTGTCATTTTAAATTCCCTTTCCCTGTTCGAAAAAGCACGTCCATTTCTGGAATCGCACAAGTCAATAAAGTTATACCTGGACAATGATGCCGCCGGGAAAAAAGTTGCCAGGGAAGCATTGTCTAATAGCAAGAAATATCACGATCATAGCAAGCTTTACCAAAACCACAAAGACCTTAATGACTGGCTTGTGCATATTGGAAAGCAGCAGAAGAAACGCTTAGGGAATAAACTGTAA
- a CDS encoding AAA family ATPase — translation MGKTSVIKQLSVMGYHSVEETGRSIIQKEIKTDGNRLPWLDKKGFAMAMFRRSLKDFQNVSEKCGLTFFDRGIPDVIGYLKLCNISIPETMWQAAKENQYHPMVFITPPWKAIYVNETERKQTFEEAVATYHTMKETYSFLGYKLVELPKTTVLKRAKFILDYLLIYLLSSHSKYNEDR, via the coding sequence ATGGGAAAGACATCCGTGATAAAACAGCTTTCAGTTATGGGATATCATTCGGTTGAAGAAACCGGTAGAAGTATTATCCAAAAAGAAATTAAAACAGATGGAAATCGTTTACCGTGGCTTGACAAAAAAGGATTTGCAATGGCTATGTTTCGGCGATCCCTCAAAGATTTTCAAAATGTATCGGAGAAGTGTGGATTGACATTTTTTGACCGTGGTATTCCAGATGTCATTGGATACCTAAAACTTTGCAATATTTCCATTCCTGAAACAATGTGGCAGGCAGCAAAAGAAAACCAATATCATCCTATGGTTTTTATAACTCCACCTTGGAAAGCTATTTATGTAAATGAAACCGAGAGAAAACAGACTTTTGAAGAAGCAGTTGCCACGTATCATACAATGAAGGAAACCTATTCTTTCTTGGGGTATAAATTGGTTGAGCTACCTAAAACCACAGTTTTAAAAAGAGCAAAATTCATTCTTGATTATCTTTTAATATACTTACTGTCATCCCATTCAAAATATAATGAGGATAGGTAG
- a CDS encoding SDR family oxidoreductase — protein sequence MQKIIFITGTSSGFGKLTAITLSKAGHIVIAGMRGTKEKNKAVAEELSNLPNIETVEIDVTDDISVSSVFKQVLDKFGKIDVLVNNAGISGYGLLEAYSIEQIKKIFEVNFYGIIRTYQAVLPSMRQAKKGLIINLTSGASGHALPFMGAYLASKFSVEAITEAIQDELKPFNIENVTIQPGPYPTEMNTGAKIGVNSDKPEISQTYEPFASEMFNTMLGGMVKKMEEFQMNPQIVANGILELINMADGSRPLRFPLDAIAQGTDKEFIKARAAIKAKWLANYMQ from the coding sequence ATGCAAAAAATAATTTTCATTACCGGAACTAGTTCCGGATTTGGCAAACTTACTGCTATCACGCTTTCAAAAGCAGGGCATATCGTAATAGCAGGTATGCGTGGAACGAAAGAAAAAAATAAAGCTGTCGCTGAAGAACTTTCCAATCTTCCAAATATAGAAACAGTAGAAATTGACGTAACAGATGACATATCCGTTTCTTCTGTTTTTAAACAAGTATTAGATAAATTTGGAAAAATAGATGTATTGGTAAACAATGCAGGAATATCTGGATATGGACTTTTGGAAGCCTACTCGATTGAACAGATTAAGAAAATCTTTGAGGTTAATTTTTATGGCATTATTAGAACTTATCAAGCTGTACTGCCCTCAATGCGACAAGCTAAAAAAGGGCTAATTATAAATCTCACCTCAGGAGCGAGCGGACATGCATTGCCATTCATGGGGGCGTATTTGGCATCCAAATTTTCGGTAGAGGCCATCACCGAAGCCATTCAGGATGAATTAAAACCGTTTAATATAGAAAACGTAACAATTCAACCCGGACCGTATCCGACCGAAATGAATACAGGTGCGAAAATTGGGGTAAATTCAGACAAACCTGAAATTTCACAAACTTATGAACCTTTTGCTTCCGAAATGTTCAACACGATGCTTGGTGGGATGGTTAAAAAAATGGAAGAATTTCAGATGAACCCGCAAATTGTTGCGAACGGAATATTGGAATTGATAAATATGGCAGACGGTAGCCGTCCGCTACGCTTCCCACTGGATGCAATAGCACAAGGAACAGACAAAGAATTTATAAAAGCCCGTGCAGCTATAAAGGCAAAATGGTTAGCCAATTATATGCAATAA